Proteins encoded in a region of the Rothia mucilaginosa genome:
- a CDS encoding nucleotidyltransferase family protein, producing the protein MSTSHPNLRRGYTLPHEAEVLQILRDAGVRRARLFGSAARGELTETSDLDFLVQMPGAAPFDEFMQMVDAQHRIEQLTGRSVDMVTRLRPRIYAEAEPDMVELPL; encoded by the coding sequence ATGAGTACTAGCCACCCCAATCTGCGTCGCGGGTACACGCTACCCCATGAAGCGGAGGTTCTTCAGATCCTCCGTGACGCTGGTGTGCGCCGTGCCCGACTCTTCGGCAGCGCCGCCCGCGGTGAGCTGACCGAAACCAGCGACCTGGATTTTCTGGTGCAGATGCCGGGGGCGGCCCCTTTTGACGAGTTCATGCAGATGGTGGATGCTCAGCACCGCATTGAACAGCTGACCGGCCGTAGCGTTGATATGGTCACCCGGTTGCGCCCCCGCATCTATGCGGAAGCAGAACCGGACATGGTGGAGTTGCCGCTATAA
- a CDS encoding ABC transporter permease → MATTLNTVARSNLRASKGKYILTGIGIAISSFFIAAIMMLTNSLQATVNSSVGDVLSRAEAVVASAATTSDGKDSTSIYLTRDQIQKVEKSDLLSGYWVQYAVSGALGTGDQKTLVQYNQLPADSSLFPYKVQGKIPGSDHEIMVSTYFAKKHNLSLNGKVTSTDVVESVSAPGTDKTAEYTVVGLFDPGFEGSTTNQAVFIGGTSLGEAALKAAEAENKSSAAGYRSMAGANLIYLKFKDGVTDAKLKSLQDTLSSGDTKNDPRVMTGQKLLEDYQKTISTVFTSISVVLGAFAALALLVSSFVISNTFAVLVGQRIRELALLRTLGARGGSLVRMLLIESVTVGVVFSLIGALLTFPVGMLVGSMVSTIMISYTITPVIISTLICTIVTVLASLSPARSALRISPISAMSEHTNLEVRKPGKVGPILGLVFGAAGIGLVMLAQNQGSGEGAGNKAILLMMGAALLLGIAVFLITPLVLPPLVRALGKVTRTQTGKLALANALRSPKRTVSTGRAVLVGTLVVSTVLTGYSVLSASLTKALDQQYPISAQAKYSSYDQSEATSTVTKAEEIASKVKGIKNVQASAVGYAAGVVDYTVEYEGQTANQNSDLVALSSSDLKAILPGENSNLADDTVLVPQGLWKSAGLNESSRLKAHGPLGEVELKPVKSATKQNLLIVNPATAAKLQDAKNPQKVANPAAEEAQKRLEEAIASGDKEAQTKAAHLTVTSQATGNDTVVLVRAASPLTSSENAALQADLNRASPDSSFTGGLQERQTYDQLLTVMLTFTLVMLMLAVVISIIGVANTMTLSVNERRRENAMLRSLGLSRKQLRRMISIEAILITLAAVVLGMVSGGVIGSLSAQIIMSSMSASAPLVLDLPYVWYVVILVVGVLAAMLASALPAARSARMSPVEGMRG, encoded by the coding sequence GTGGCAACCACACTGAACACGGTGGCGCGCTCCAATCTGCGCGCCTCCAAAGGAAAATACATTCTCACGGGCATAGGCATCGCGATCTCATCCTTCTTCATCGCCGCCATTATGATGCTCACCAACTCGCTGCAGGCGACCGTCAACTCCTCCGTAGGTGACGTGCTCTCCCGCGCCGAGGCGGTTGTCGCCTCCGCCGCTACAACCAGCGACGGTAAAGACAGCACCTCTATCTACCTGACCCGTGACCAGATTCAGAAAGTAGAAAAGAGCGACCTGCTCTCCGGCTACTGGGTTCAGTATGCCGTTTCGGGCGCGCTCGGTACCGGCGATCAGAAAACCCTCGTGCAGTACAACCAGCTGCCCGCCGACTCGAGCCTCTTCCCGTACAAGGTGCAGGGCAAAATCCCCGGTAGCGACCACGAAATCATGGTCTCTACCTACTTCGCGAAGAAGCACAACCTCTCGCTGAACGGCAAGGTCACCAGCACCGACGTTGTAGAATCCGTCAGCGCCCCCGGTACCGACAAGACCGCCGAATACACCGTCGTCGGTCTGTTCGACCCCGGTTTTGAAGGCTCCACCACCAATCAGGCTGTCTTCATTGGTGGCACCAGCCTCGGCGAAGCCGCCCTGAAGGCAGCTGAGGCAGAAAACAAGAGTTCCGCGGCAGGCTACCGAAGCATGGCTGGCGCGAACCTCATCTACCTCAAGTTCAAGGACGGCGTAACCGACGCCAAGCTCAAGAGCCTGCAGGATACCCTCAGCAGCGGCGACACCAAGAACGACCCGCGAGTCATGACCGGTCAGAAGTTGCTGGAGGACTACCAGAAGACCATCTCCACGGTCTTCACCTCCATTAGCGTGGTCCTGGGCGCCTTCGCGGCACTGGCTCTGCTGGTCTCCTCGTTCGTCATCTCCAACACCTTCGCGGTGCTGGTCGGCCAGCGCATCCGTGAGCTCGCCCTGCTGCGCACCCTCGGTGCCCGTGGCGGCTCCCTCGTACGGATGCTACTCATCGAATCCGTTACCGTGGGCGTGGTGTTCTCCCTCATCGGTGCACTGCTGACCTTCCCGGTCGGCATGCTGGTGGGAAGCATGGTCTCGACCATCATGATCTCCTACACGATCACCCCGGTGATTATCAGTACCCTGATCTGCACCATCGTTACGGTTCTGGCGTCGCTCTCCCCGGCACGAAGCGCCCTGCGCATCTCGCCCATCAGCGCGATGAGCGAGCACACCAACCTTGAGGTGCGCAAGCCCGGCAAGGTCGGCCCGATCCTGGGTCTGGTCTTCGGTGCCGCAGGTATCGGCCTGGTTATGCTGGCTCAGAACCAGGGTTCCGGTGAGGGTGCCGGCAATAAGGCCATCCTCCTCATGATGGGGGCCGCACTGCTGCTCGGTATTGCGGTCTTCCTCATCACCCCGCTGGTGCTGCCGCCGCTGGTACGTGCCCTCGGTAAGGTCACCCGCACCCAGACCGGCAAGCTGGCGCTCGCCAACGCGCTGCGTTCGCCCAAGCGCACCGTCTCCACCGGTCGTGCCGTGCTGGTGGGTACCCTGGTCGTATCGACTGTGCTGACCGGTTACTCGGTGCTGAGCGCCTCGCTGACCAAAGCCCTGGATCAGCAGTACCCGATTTCTGCGCAGGCAAAGTACAGCTCGTATGACCAGTCCGAGGCAACCTCCACCGTGACCAAGGCGGAGGAAATCGCCTCCAAGGTCAAGGGTATTAAGAACGTTCAGGCATCCGCCGTCGGTTACGCAGCCGGTGTGGTTGACTACACCGTCGAATACGAGGGACAGACCGCCAACCAGAATTCCGACCTGGTGGCGCTGAGCTCCTCCGATTTGAAGGCAATCCTGCCGGGCGAAAACTCGAACCTTGCCGATGACACCGTGCTCGTACCGCAGGGCCTCTGGAAGTCCGCTGGGCTGAATGAGTCCAGCCGTCTGAAGGCACACGGCCCGCTCGGCGAAGTGGAACTCAAGCCCGTCAAGTCCGCAACCAAGCAGAACCTGCTGATTGTCAACCCTGCCACCGCCGCCAAGTTGCAGGACGCCAAGAACCCGCAGAAGGTTGCCAACCCTGCCGCTGAGGAAGCTCAGAAGCGCCTGGAAGAAGCAATCGCCAGCGGTGACAAGGAAGCTCAGACGAAGGCAGCTCACCTGACCGTCACCAGCCAGGCAACCGGTAACGACACCGTCGTTCTGGTGCGCGCCGCCTCCCCGCTGACCAGTAGCGAGAACGCGGCCCTGCAGGCTGACCTGAACCGAGCCAGCCCTGACAGCTCCTTCACCGGTGGCTTGCAGGAACGTCAGACCTACGACCAGCTGCTGACCGTTATGCTGACCTTTACCCTGGTGATGCTCATGCTCGCAGTGGTTATCTCCATCATTGGTGTGGCGAACACGATGACCCTGTCTGTCAACGAACGCCGCCGTGAGAACGCGATGCTCCGCTCGCTGGGTCTGTCCCGCAAGCAGCTGCGCCGCATGATTTCCATTGAGGCGATTCTGATTACGCTCGCCGCAGTGGTACTCGGTATGGTTTCCGGTGGTGTGATTGGTAGCCTCTCTGCGCAGATTATTATGTCTTCCATGAGTGCTTCCGCCCCGCTCGTGCTTGACCTGCCGTACGTCTGGTACGTGGTCATCCTCGTGGTGGGTGTGCTCGCCGCGATGCTCGCTTCGGCTCTGCCGGCGGCTCGTTCGGCTCGCATGTCCCCGGTTGAGGGTATGCGCGGCTAA
- the gltX gene encoding glutamate--tRNA ligase — protein sequence MTEYHGPVLNSPADTRVRFCPSPTGTPHVGMVRTALFNWAYARHTGGKLIFRIEDTDAARDSEESFNQVLESLHWLGINWDEGVGVGGPHEPYRQSERKTAGIYNEIFQKLVEGGYVYEDFSTPDEVKERRKAAGQDPQLGYDNYDRNLTEEQKEAYRAEGRKPVWRLRMPDEDITFNDLVRGEITFKAGTVPDYVVVRSNGDPLYTFVNPVDDALMGITHVLRGEDLLSSTPRQIALYRALIDTGVTSFIPEFGHLPYVMGQGNKKLSKRDPESNLFLLRDSGFIKEGLLNYLSLLGWSLSADQDVFSIDELVEHFDVHDVVANPARFDVKKAESINGDHIRALDPKDFRDRLIPYLQAAGVLGETLTEREEQILTEAAPLVQERMQLLGEAPGLLAFLFKADEEISTADDARKQLKESAPQVLAAAIEALEPLEDFTAANIEAALRAAIVDGLEIKPRLAFGPVRIAVSGERISPPLFESMEILGKESSLARLRKLAAELS from the coding sequence ATGACCGAATACCACGGTCCCGTACTCAACAGCCCCGCAGACACTCGCGTCCGCTTCTGCCCCTCGCCCACCGGCACCCCGCACGTGGGCATGGTCCGCACCGCCCTCTTCAACTGGGCGTACGCACGCCACACCGGCGGCAAACTGATCTTCCGCATCGAAGACACCGACGCGGCACGCGACTCCGAAGAGTCGTTCAACCAGGTGCTCGAATCCCTGCACTGGCTCGGCATCAACTGGGACGAAGGCGTCGGCGTCGGCGGCCCCCACGAGCCCTACCGCCAGTCCGAGCGTAAGACCGCAGGCATCTACAACGAGATTTTCCAGAAGCTCGTTGAAGGCGGCTACGTGTACGAAGACTTCTCCACCCCCGACGAGGTGAAGGAACGCCGCAAGGCAGCCGGTCAGGATCCGCAGCTCGGCTACGACAACTACGACCGCAACCTCACCGAAGAGCAGAAGGAAGCCTACCGCGCCGAGGGCCGTAAGCCCGTGTGGCGCCTGCGTATGCCCGACGAAGACATCACCTTCAACGACCTCGTTCGCGGTGAAATCACCTTCAAGGCCGGTACCGTGCCCGACTACGTGGTCGTCCGCTCCAACGGCGACCCGCTGTACACCTTCGTGAACCCCGTCGACGACGCACTCATGGGCATCACCCACGTGCTGCGCGGTGAGGACCTGCTCTCCTCCACCCCGCGTCAGATTGCGCTCTACCGCGCACTCATCGACACCGGCGTGACCAGCTTCATCCCCGAATTCGGCCACCTGCCCTACGTCATGGGCCAGGGCAACAAGAAGCTCTCCAAGCGCGACCCCGAATCGAACCTCTTCCTGCTGCGCGACTCCGGCTTCATCAAGGAAGGCCTGCTGAACTACCTGTCCCTGCTGGGCTGGTCCCTCTCCGCAGACCAGGACGTCTTCAGCATCGACGAGCTCGTCGAGCACTTCGACGTACACGACGTTGTCGCCAACCCCGCACGCTTCGACGTGAAGAAGGCAGAGTCCATCAACGGCGACCACATCCGTGCGCTCGACCCCAAGGACTTCCGCGACCGCCTCATCCCGTACCTGCAGGCTGCAGGCGTACTCGGTGAAACCCTCACCGAGCGTGAAGAGCAGATCCTCACCGAAGCAGCCCCCCTCGTTCAGGAGCGCATGCAGCTGCTCGGCGAAGCACCCGGCCTGCTCGCATTCCTCTTCAAGGCTGACGAAGAAATCAGCACCGCAGACGACGCACGCAAGCAGCTCAAGGAATCCGCACCGCAGGTCCTCGCCGCCGCTATCGAGGCTCTGGAGCCCCTCGAGGACTTCACCGCAGCCAACATTGAGGCAGCCCTGCGCGCCGCAATCGTCGACGGCCTGGAAATCAAGCCGCGCCTCGCATTCGGCCCCGTGCGCATCGCAGTGTCCGGTGAGCGCATCTCCCCGCCGCTGTTCGAATCCATGGAAATCCTGGGCAAGGAATCCTCCCTCGCGCGCCTGCGCAAGCTTGCCGCTGAACTGAGCTAA
- a CDS encoding fumarylacetoacetate hydrolase family protein has translation MRIARFTVNNELHFGLVEGDAGEETLRVIAGDPFYSGVEPTGTTYPIDQVRLLAPIIPRSKVIGAIANWAGTEAPASPQFFLKPNTTVIGPGDPVTLPEYSEAVSAEGELAVIIGRIAKSVPLERVHEVIFGYTVANDLTARDLLEDRQWTRAKGFDGATPLGPWIETDLDTDSLNITTWVDGDVVQEGNTSEMHYSVAEQVAAASEIFTLLPGDVLLTGTPAGISVLRDGNEVEVEVEGIGSLVTRVRD, from the coding sequence ATGCGTATTGCACGATTTACCGTAAATAATGAGCTCCACTTCGGGCTGGTAGAAGGCGACGCAGGCGAAGAAACCCTGCGCGTCATCGCCGGCGACCCCTTCTACTCGGGCGTCGAACCGACCGGCACGACCTACCCCATCGATCAGGTGCGTCTGCTCGCCCCGATCATCCCCCGCTCCAAGGTGATTGGAGCGATCGCAAACTGGGCAGGAACCGAGGCGCCCGCCTCCCCGCAGTTCTTCCTCAAGCCCAACACCACCGTCATCGGCCCCGGCGACCCCGTGACCCTGCCCGAGTACTCCGAAGCCGTCAGCGCAGAAGGTGAACTCGCCGTCATTATCGGTCGTATCGCCAAGTCCGTGCCTCTTGAGCGCGTGCACGAGGTCATCTTCGGCTACACCGTAGCCAATGACCTCACCGCCCGCGACCTGCTCGAAGACCGCCAGTGGACCCGCGCTAAGGGCTTCGACGGCGCCACCCCGCTCGGCCCCTGGATTGAAACCGACCTGGACACCGACTCGCTGAACATCACCACCTGGGTCGATGGCGACGTCGTGCAGGAGGGCAACACCTCCGAGATGCACTACTCCGTGGCCGAACAGGTGGCCGCAGCCTCCGAAATCTTCACCCTGCTGCCCGGCGACGTACTGCTCACCGGCACCCCCGCCGGCATCAGCGTACTGCGCGACGGCAACGAAGTAGAGGTTGAAGTCGAAGGTATCGGCTCCCTCGTCACCCGCGTGCGCGACTAA
- a CDS encoding histidine kinase: MPHKRTEPQQNPQHSTETAEPGYAVTKTRGTSESNDLPADAITASSRVQSYLRDKRSWMNVLVVAHMQFFCCVLSVAFINGYGWIPVISALGSTTALYFRYRFPYGSIYVVIAALCLTLVSPFPDSLALTCYPPVSLAAYHIGRHWTRRARFRGLILGWVGALAVTVQASLSFLYHWDDIPARIFISLMLGVLCGSIFTVFWFLGDSRRMRELRSEEFEERARRLEYEQEQERRLAAQDERTRIAREMHDIVAHSLSSIISQADGARYAAASARTARAQQTQQAEQSGQAEQSGQVQQQSTPDIAEQTLELIADTARDSLTQMRSLLGLLRTDEATAYAPVPTLSDVPALVEQSRRAGLPVTFTGITGTMARTLPQGAELAAYRTVQEALTNALKHSPGAATTVTIHWSEDGLQLRVQNDPVSSVSSAVNQRASSPVPGSGNGLRGMSERIALYHGVLTYGLQPDGGWLVEAALPYRDL; the protein is encoded by the coding sequence ATGCCCCACAAGCGCACCGAACCCCAGCAGAACCCACAGCACAGCACAGAGACAGCCGAACCCGGCTACGCCGTAACGAAAACCCGCGGCACCTCAGAAAGCAACGACCTGCCCGCCGACGCAATCACCGCCTCCAGCCGCGTGCAAAGCTACCTCAGAGACAAGCGCAGCTGGATGAACGTCCTCGTCGTCGCACACATGCAATTCTTCTGCTGCGTGCTCTCCGTTGCCTTCATCAACGGCTACGGCTGGATCCCGGTCATCTCTGCACTCGGTAGCACCACCGCGCTCTACTTCCGCTACCGATTCCCCTACGGCAGTATCTACGTGGTCATCGCGGCGCTCTGCCTCACCCTCGTGTCCCCCTTCCCCGATTCACTCGCCCTCACCTGCTACCCGCCGGTCAGCCTCGCCGCCTACCATATCGGCAGGCACTGGACCCGCCGCGCCCGCTTCCGCGGCCTCATTCTCGGCTGGGTCGGCGCACTCGCCGTCACCGTGCAGGCATCACTCTCATTCCTCTACCACTGGGACGACATACCCGCCCGCATCTTCATCTCCCTGATGCTCGGCGTTCTCTGCGGATCCATCTTCACCGTCTTCTGGTTCCTCGGCGACTCCCGCCGCATGCGCGAACTGCGCAGCGAAGAGTTCGAAGAACGCGCCCGCCGCCTCGAATACGAGCAGGAACAGGAACGCCGCCTTGCCGCGCAGGACGAACGCACCCGCATCGCCCGCGAAATGCACGATATTGTGGCGCACTCGCTCTCCAGCATTATTTCCCAGGCGGACGGGGCACGCTACGCCGCCGCGAGCGCCCGCACCGCACGCGCACAGCAAACGCAACAGGCAGAGCAGTCGGGTCAGGCTGAGCAGTCGGGTCAGGTTCAGCAGCAGAGCACACCGGATATTGCCGAGCAGACCCTCGAACTCATCGCAGATACGGCACGCGACTCCCTCACCCAGATGCGTTCCCTACTCGGGCTACTCCGCACGGACGAGGCAACCGCCTACGCGCCCGTGCCCACCCTCAGCGACGTGCCCGCCCTCGTGGAGCAGAGCCGCCGCGCCGGGCTACCCGTCACCTTCACCGGAATCACCGGCACCATGGCACGCACCCTGCCGCAGGGTGCCGAGCTGGCGGCGTACCGCACCGTGCAGGAGGCGCTCACCAACGCACTCAAGCACTCCCCCGGCGCGGCAACCACCGTCACCATTCACTGGAGTGAGGACGGTCTGCAGTTGCGGGTGCAGAACGACCCGGTTTCCTCTGTTTCCTCTGCCGTAAATCAGCGCGCCAGCAGCCCGGTACCCGGTAGCGGTAACGGTCTGCGCGGCATGAGCGAGCGCATCGCCCTCTACCACGGCGTCCTCACCTACGGTCTGCAACCCGACGGCGGCTGGCTCGTTGAGGCGGCGCTGCCCTACCGCGACCTCTAA
- a CDS encoding branched-chain amino acid aminotransferase, giving the protein MATEFSHEANQSPATAERRAEILANPGFGDYFSDHMVTIDWEGDYKTGGTWYDARVHPYGPLTLDPASAVFHYGQEIFEGVKGYRHADGSVWTFRPEKNAERFARSAHRLSLPELPAELFVESLRELVKADEAWVPTGDGEAFYFRPFMIATEAYLGVRPAKHVQYHVIGSPAGNYFGTPEPVDIWLSTTYARAGEGGTGAAKCGGNYAASMIAQTEGEKHGCKQVIFKDPHRGDAIEELGGMNVFFVFGKENKIVTPELTGTILEGVTRSSLIQLAKDRGMTVEERAITLTEWREGVANGDITEIFACGTAAVVAPIGKLKAEDFEIPAPTEHFGEISKSLREELVGIQLGTVEDRHGWMTRLI; this is encoded by the coding sequence ATGGCAACCGAATTTAGCCACGAAGCAAACCAGTCACCCGCCACCGCCGAACGCCGCGCCGAAATCCTTGCAAACCCCGGCTTCGGTGACTACTTCAGCGACCACATGGTCACCATCGACTGGGAAGGCGACTACAAGACCGGCGGCACCTGGTACGACGCACGAGTTCACCCCTACGGCCCGCTGACCCTCGATCCCGCCTCCGCTGTCTTCCACTACGGCCAGGAAATCTTCGAAGGCGTCAAGGGCTACCGCCACGCTGACGGCTCCGTATGGACCTTCCGCCCCGAAAAGAACGCAGAACGTTTCGCACGCTCCGCACACCGCCTCTCCCTGCCCGAACTGCCCGCAGAACTGTTCGTCGAATCCCTGCGCGAACTCGTCAAGGCAGACGAAGCATGGGTACCCACCGGCGACGGTGAAGCCTTCTACTTCCGCCCCTTCATGATCGCAACCGAGGCGTACCTCGGCGTGCGCCCCGCAAAGCACGTGCAGTACCACGTCATCGGCTCGCCCGCAGGTAACTACTTCGGTACCCCCGAACCCGTAGACATCTGGCTCTCCACCACCTACGCCCGCGCAGGCGAAGGCGGCACCGGTGCGGCAAAGTGCGGCGGCAACTACGCGGCATCGATGATCGCCCAGACCGAAGGCGAAAAGCACGGCTGCAAGCAGGTCATCTTCAAGGACCCGCACCGCGGCGACGCCATCGAAGAGCTCGGCGGCATGAACGTCTTCTTCGTCTTCGGCAAGGAAAACAAGATCGTCACCCCCGAACTGACCGGCACCATCCTCGAAGGTGTGACCCGCTCCTCCCTGATTCAGCTCGCCAAGGACCGCGGCATGACCGTCGAAGAGCGCGCAATCACCCTCACCGAATGGCGTGAAGGCGTGGCAAACGGCGACATCACCGAAATCTTCGCCTGCGGCACCGCAGCAGTGGTCGCACCCATCGGCAAGCTCAAGGCAGAAGACTTCGAAATCCCGGCACCCACCGAGCACTTCGGCGAAATCTCCAAGAGCCTGCGCGAAGAGCTCGTCGGCATTCAGCTCGGCACCGTTGAGGACCGCCACGGCTGGATGACCCGCCTCATCTAA
- a CDS encoding response regulator: MYSSAPQTTQPIRVMLVDDQRLVRGGLSMLVNSQPDLQVVMEADDGLAAIDVFDRMVSEKQAPQVILMDVRMPHCDGLEAARRILERDGEREVSEDERVRIIMLTTFDIDEYVYSAVRAGASGFLLKDTPPEQLLEAIRTVHRGDAVIAPSATRRLLEQMIPVLDSPAPVVPTAPAAESVPAIPPAAGSELPKATFIPAEHASFEPVQDYPHRELIEQLSPREFEVLGLIARGLSNAEITRELVLSEATVKTHVSHVLAKLGARDRVQAVIMAYEAGIAH, translated from the coding sequence ATGTACTCTTCTGCACCACAGACCACCCAGCCGATTCGCGTGATGCTCGTTGACGACCAGCGCCTAGTGCGCGGCGGCTTGAGCATGCTCGTCAACTCCCAGCCAGACCTGCAGGTCGTTATGGAGGCTGATGACGGTCTGGCGGCGATTGACGTTTTTGACCGCATGGTGTCTGAGAAGCAGGCGCCGCAGGTCATCCTCATGGATGTGCGCATGCCGCACTGCGACGGCCTGGAGGCGGCGCGCCGCATCCTGGAGCGTGACGGCGAGCGTGAAGTTTCCGAGGATGAGCGGGTGCGCATTATCATGCTCACGACTTTCGATATTGATGAGTACGTGTATTCGGCGGTGCGTGCCGGTGCGAGCGGTTTCTTGTTGAAGGACACCCCGCCGGAGCAGCTGCTGGAGGCGATTCGTACGGTGCACCGCGGCGATGCGGTGATTGCGCCGTCTGCAACTCGCCGTCTGTTGGAGCAGATGATTCCGGTGCTGGACTCCCCCGCTCCTGTTGTTCCTACCGCTCCTGCCGCCGAGTCTGTTCCTGCTATTCCCCCGGCTGCTGGTTCTGAGCTTCCTAAGGCGACGTTTATTCCGGCTGAGCATGCAAGCTTTGAGCCTGTGCAGGATTATCCGCATCGTGAGTTGATTGAGCAGTTGTCGCCGCGTGAGTTTGAGGTGCTGGGTTTGATCGCGCGTGGCTTGTCGAATGCGGAGATTACGCGGGAGTTGGTACTGTCGGAGGCGACGGTGAAGACGCATGTGTCGCATGTGTTGGCGAAGTTGGGTGCGCGTGATCGTGTGCAGGCGGTCATTATGGCGTATGAGGCGGGTATCGCCCACTAG
- a CDS encoding 3-isopropylmalate dehydrogenase encodes MTEARSIDLAVIPGDGIGPEIITEAQRILTRACELENITVTPTHYKLGAEHWLETGETLPDSTMDALKQHDAILFGAIGADPRSGKIPSGLIEREMLLKLRFAFDHYINLRPSRLYPGAVSPLANPGNIDFVVVREGTEGPYIGNGGVIRGGTSHEIATEVSLNTAHGVERLVRYAFKLASTRRKKVTLVHKTNVLTHAGRLYNRYFTEIAAEFPEVETDYLHIDATTIFMVTDPARFDVIVTDNLFGDIITDLAGAVTGGIGYAASGNINAVGEFPSMFEPVHGSAPDIARQNKANPTAAILAGAMLLRHLGHDAAAARIEDAVEADMRENGASVRGTDQVGADVLARLG; translated from the coding sequence ATGACTGAAGCACGTAGCATCGACCTTGCCGTCATCCCCGGCGACGGCATCGGCCCCGAAATCATTACCGAAGCCCAGCGCATCCTCACCCGCGCCTGCGAGCTCGAAAACATCACCGTAACCCCCACCCACTACAAGCTCGGCGCCGAGCACTGGCTGGAAACCGGTGAAACCCTGCCCGACTCCACCATGGACGCCCTCAAGCAGCACGACGCGATCCTCTTTGGCGCCATCGGTGCAGACCCGCGCAGCGGCAAGATTCCCTCCGGCCTCATCGAACGCGAAATGCTCCTGAAGCTACGCTTCGCCTTCGACCACTACATCAACCTGCGCCCCTCCCGCCTGTACCCCGGCGCAGTCTCCCCGCTCGCCAACCCCGGCAACATCGACTTCGTCGTCGTGCGTGAAGGCACCGAAGGCCCCTACATTGGCAACGGCGGCGTCATCCGCGGCGGCACCTCGCACGAAATTGCCACCGAAGTTTCCCTCAACACCGCACACGGTGTGGAGCGCCTGGTGCGCTACGCCTTCAAGCTGGCATCCACCCGCCGCAAGAAGGTCACCCTCGTGCACAAGACCAACGTGCTTACCCACGCCGGTCGCCTCTACAACCGCTACTTCACCGAAATCGCGGCTGAATTCCCCGAGGTCGAGACCGACTACCTGCACATTGACGCGACCACCATCTTCATGGTCACCGACCCCGCCCGCTTCGACGTGATTGTCACCGACAACCTCTTCGGCGACATCATCACCGACCTCGCCGGTGCAGTGACCGGCGGTATCGGCTACGCGGCAAGCGGTAACATCAACGCCGTCGGCGAGTTCCCCTCCATGTTCGAGCCCGTACACGGCTCCGCACCGGACATCGCCCGCCAGAACAAGGCAAACCCCACCGCCGCAATCCTCGCCGGCGCGATGCTGCTGCGTCACCTCGGCCACGATGCCGCCGCAGCCCGCATTGAGGACGCTGTTGAGGCAGATATGCGCGAGAACGGCGCGAGCGTGCGCGGAACCGATCAGGTCGGTGCGGACGTGCTCGCACGCCTCGGCTAA